The Anolis carolinensis isolate JA03-04 chromosome 1, rAnoCar3.1.pri, whole genome shotgun sequence genome window below encodes:
- the LOC134296618 gene encoding rootletin-like translates to MTSSKGRTDKDWRDLKVPARRNSVSAMEEVNLRDLLREIQSVSGKQDIIQKEVQAIATKQDIQHKQFQEEMAELKRELREELGSLKEEIQKNADEIQDLKTESVKAEKMNNKLQRKVESIEARSSRLEKMQERIETNESEYQLRLRNVHEEQKENIKSIISQLIARLMDCQEKEVDLQIDKVYRINTNFARKNKVARDVIVHFVRKSFRNEVLQNNRTKTMTYNDKKVVILREFPLSVLNRRRKYFFLTDELKRLQIRFRWEKYEGIMLTYNGERTWITSEEKADEFYRKLKKDLAQIQTPQSAGKGKNPKGSKKRRFESPKEDYTTSTSTRIAKEDEASRLSDKEEEEDEELLNE, encoded by the coding sequence ATGACTTCATCGAAAGGAAGAACAGATAAAGACTGGAGGGACCTGAAAGTTCCAGCAAGAAGAAACTCAGTCTCCGCGATGGAGGAAGTTAATCTCCGGGACCTTCTCAGAGAGATCCAGAGTGTCTCGGGGAAGCAAGACATAATCCAGAAAGAAGTTCAGGCAATCGCAACTAAACAGGATATTCAACATAAACAATTCCAGGAGGAAATGGCTGAACTTAAAAGGGAATTGAGAGAGGAATTGGGTTCTTTGAAGGAGGAGATCCAAAAAAATGCAGACGAGATTCAAGATTTAAAAACAGAAAGCGTAAAGGCAGAGAAAATGAATAACAAACTGCAAAGGAAAGTGGAATCGATAGAGGCGAGAAGCAGCAGGTTGGAAAAAATGCAAGAAAGGATTGAAACAAACGAGTCAGAATACCAACTCAGACTCCGTAACGTCCACGAAGAACAAAAAGAGAATATTAAATCTATAATATCACAATTGATTGCAAGGCTAATGGACTGCCAGGAGAAAGAAGTAGATTTGCAAATCGATAAGGTCTATCGTATAAACACTAACTTTGCTAGAAAGAATAAAGTAGCGAGGGACGTAATTGTACATTTTGTCAGAAAGAGTTTCAGAAATGAAGTTCTGCAAAACAACAGAACCAAGACTATGACATATAATGATAAAAAGGTAGTTATCCTTAGAGAATTCCCCTTGTCAGTCTTGAACAGACggaggaaatatttttttctcacgGACGAACTGAAACGATTGCAGATAAGATTTCGATGGGAAAAATATGAAGGCATCATGCTAACATATAATGGCGAAAGGACCTGGATTACGTCGGAAGAGAAAGCGGATGAGTTTTACAGAAAGCTAAAAAAAGATCTAGCCCAGATACAAACGCCACAATcggctggaaaggggaaaaacccTAAGGGTTCAAAAAAAAGGAGATTCGAGTCTCCAAAGGAAGACTACACCACTTCGACGTCGACTCGGATAGCCAAAGAAGACGAAGCGAGCAGACTATCggataaagaggaggaggaagatgaagaacTTTTAAATGAGTGA